CGCAGGCACAGCAGGCGAACGACAAGACCTATGGCGAGGTTCTCGAGAGTGGGGCGGTGCGGTTCGAGCGGATGCTGCCGGGGCCGGTCGAGCGGGTCTGGTCCTATCTGGTCGAGGATGGGAAGCGCGCGACCTGGTTCTGCGGCGGGGAAACCGAACCCCGCTCCGGTGGCCGGATCGACCTCTTCTTCAAGCATTCGCGCATCACCGACGAGGCGCCGCCCGAGAGCGCCCGCAAGATGAACGACGAGGGAGCGCTGATGAGCGGCACGGTCACGGTCTACGAACCGCCGTACCGACTGGCCTTCAACTGGGTCGGGATGGGCGATCCCGATTCCGACGTCGAGATCGAGCTGACGTCGGTGGGCGACGAGGTTCGCCTGGTGCTGATCCATCGCCGGCTGGCGACGAAGTCCCGCATGGCGATGGTGTCCAGCGGCTGGCACCTGCATCTCGGCCTGCTCGAAGACCAGCTTCTCGGGCAGGTGCCGCGGCCCTTCTGGTCGGCGCATGAGCCGCTGATGGCGGAATACACGCAGATGCAGCGCGACGCGGCGCTGTAGCGCCTCCAGCGCGAGGTCCGCCTTGCCGATCAGGCCGAGCGGCGTACCGCCTCGGCCTCGACGGGGAGGGCTGCCGTGGGTTCGACGGCCTCGAGCGCCAGCACGGTGCGCAGCAGGGTCGCCTGAAGGTCGGACAGATCGGCAGCCTCGCGGGTGCGGACGGCAGCCTCGGCCGTTCTCGCCGAGGCCTCCACGGCGATGAAGCCGAGCGTTCCCGCCAGCCCCTTGAGGGTGTGGAGCTCGCGGATCGCCGTGTCGCTGTCGCACGACAGCAGCGCCTTCGCGGCATCCGCGATCGCGCTCGTCGCATCCGGCCAGAACTGCCGCGTCAGCTCGTCGAGCAGATCGCTACCGATTTCCCGCCTCAGCTCGTCGCGGACGGCCCGGTCGACCGGCGCCGGCGCCTTGCCCTCGCCGAACGAGGTGCCTGGGGCGGCCTGTGGCGGCATGTCCTCGATCGGCCGCTGATCCGGCATCCAGCGCGTCAGGATCGCCGCTATCTTGGCGCGGTTGATCGGCTTGGCGACGAAGTCGCTCATGCCCGCGGCCAGACAGGCCTCGCGGTCGCTGGCGAAGGCATTGGCCGTCAGCCCGACGATGGGCAGGTCGGCGAACCCCTCGCCGCGGATCGCCTGCGTTGCCTCGAGCCCGCTCATCACCGGCATCTGCATGTCCATCAGCACCAGGTCGTAAGGTGCGGACTGGACGAGGTGGGTGGCGATGCGGCCGTCCGGCGCGTGGTCGACCTCGACGCCGAAGCGCTGGAGCAGTTCGCGCGCCACCGTGAAGTTGATCGCGTTGTCCTCTGCCACGAGGACCCGCCCCTTGAACATCCTGTCGGCGACCGGCTCCGTCGGAGTGACCGGCGCGGCGCGCGAGGGCGCGACCGGGCCCACAGGCAGGGTGAACCAGAAGCGCGTGCCGCCGCCCTCTCGGGGGTCGACGCCGATGTCGCCGCCCATCGCGCCGATCAGCCGGCGGCAGATGGCGAGGCCGAGTCCTGTCCCGCCGAAGCGGCGGTTGATGGTGATGTCGAGCTGGCTGAAATCCTGGAACAGCCGGTCGCGGGCCTCGGGCGGGATGCCGATGCCGGTGTCCTCGACCTCGACGCGCAGCCAGGGGCCATCGAGGCGACCGACGACGCGGACGCCGCCGCGGTCGGTGAACTTGACGGCGTTTCCGACCAGGTTGAACAGGATCTGCCGCAGCCGCGTCGCATCCGCCGTCACCCGCGCCGGCGGATGCTCGACATGCAGGGTGATGTCCTTGTCGCGCGCGCGGGCTCCCATCACATTCGCGACCGTGGCGAAGACATCGCCCAGTTCGAAGGGCAGCGCCTCGAAATCGACCGCGCCCGATTCCAGCTTCGAGAAGTCGAGGATGTCGTCGATCAGGGCCAGCAGCGTGTCGCTGCATTCGCCGATCACCGAGAGCTTCTGGCGCTGGCTTCCGCTCATCTGCGTGCCCCGCATCACATCGACCATGCCGATGATGCCGTTGAGCGGGGTGCGAATCTCGTGGCTCATCGTCGCCAGGAAGATCGACTTGGCACGGGCACCGGCCTCGGCACGCTTGGCGGCATCGGCGTTCTCGATGCTGAGCCGCTCGAAGCGGCGGCGGGCGATGCGGATGTGGTAAAGCTGGACGCCGAGATAGACCACGATCATCGCGAGCGAGACGATCAGCGCCGTCATCGCGCTGGCGAGCTGGTGATAGGCCGCCGTCGTGTCGGCGCGATCCTGAACCCGCATCCTGGACTGCGCCAGGTTGGTGGCGTTCAGCAGGCGCTCGGTGACCTGCACCAGCGCAGTGAGCGGGCCTTGCAGGGCGGAGGCTTGGACCGACGCCTCGGTCTCGCTCTCGCGCGCCAACGCATCGACCGATGCTGCCAATTGCAGGATCTGCTGCCGCGCATCCTGCGCGAGCATCAAAATTTCGGTCTCTCGGCCGAATTTGGTCCTGAAGTGGTCGTTGGTGAGCAGTGTCGTGCGGCTGTACAGGATGTCGTAGCGCAGCGTCACATCCGCGAGCAGCGCCGTGCTGGGCTCCTCCGTCAGTTCATGCACAGCGAAGGCGAGTTTCTTGGCCTCCCGGTCGAGCTGATAGGCCGCCCAGACTGCATCCTCGCGGACGCTTTCATCCGTCGCCCGGTGGCGCGTTCCGAGGGCGGAGAACGTCGTCATGACGACGCTGCCCAGCAGGACGCTGAGCCCGACGAGAACCAGGATCCCGAGATTGTTCAGCCGGTTCGAGTTGCTGGGCTGCCCCATGCGTCGGCGCCTCGCCGCGGCCCGCGCCTCAGCGGACCTCGATGGACTTCACCTGCCAGGCGGAGCGGCCGAAATAGAGCTCGTTGTAGAGCGAGGGCTCCTCATCGAAGGGATAGATCACGAAGATCGGCCCCTTTTCGCGCACCGAGATCGGCTTGCCGTTGATGGTGGTGGCGAGGATGACCGGCCATTTGCGAAAATCCGCGACCGGGATCTCGACCGCATAATCGTTCAGCGCGGTGACCTTCAGGACGGTGCCGCTGGCGCCCACCTGGTCGAGCAGCGCCGCGCCCAGTGGCCCGTCGAACTGGGTCTTCTGCGGGTACCAGGGCGTATTCGCGGTCGTGGTGCGCTTGGGCAGCGCGTCCAGCATCGCGGCATCGTAGCGGGCGCCGTCGGGACCATTGCGATGGGCGATCTTGCCGGACACGGTGAGGATGACCGGGCCCTTGGGGGTGGCGATTTCGGCCGCGCCAACAAAGCCGGCGGTGCCGAGCCAGGCGAGGCAGAGGAGGGCGAGGCGGATCAGCATGGTGGGTACTCCTGCCGGTGTTCGCGGTTCAGCTCGCGAGGGCAATCGGGTGTGTCAGAGGGTCGGACGTGGCGTTGATCAAGGCGAGGATCTCGGTCCAGCGGGCCTCGAAGGCTGCGACGCAGGCAGGATCGAAATGGCGGCCGGAGCCCGCGAGGATGAACTGGCGGGCGTCTTCCGGCGGGCGACCGGGGCGGTAGATCCGGTTGGCGCAGAGCGCCTCGAACACATCCGCCACCGCGGCGATGCGACCCTCGATGGGAATGTCGTGGCCGGCAAGCCCGCGCGGATAGCCCTTGCCGTCCCAGCGCTCGTGATGGGTGCTGGCGATCCGCTCGGCGCAGCGCATCAGGGCCGAGCGGCCATCGGCGAGAATGGCTTCGCCGATCGAGACATGCGTGCGCATCACCGCCATCTCCTCATCGGTGAGGCGGCCTGGTTTCTGCAGGATGAAATCGGGGATGCCGATCTTGCCGACATCGTGCATCGGCGCGGCGGCATGGATGGTCTCGCACTGATCGCGGTCGAGGCCGAGCCCTTCGGCGATGATGCGGCACAGCGCGGCCATGCGCGCGACATGGTCGCCGGTATGGCCGTCGCGGCAGTCGATGGCGCGCGAGAGCCGCCGCGCCATGTCGCGCTGGCTCTCGACGAGATCCTGCGTTGCCTGCCGGACCTCCTTGGCGAGCCAGGCCGCCTTGTCGCGCATCACCGTCTGCGCCTCGCGCAGGGCCAGCAGGTTCTGGACCCGCACGCGCAGCTCGACCGGCTCGATCGGCTTGCGCAGGAAGTCGGTCGCGCCCGCGTCCAGCGCAGCCATGCGGGTCTCGCGCTGCTCGGTGGTGGTGACCATGACGATGGGCTGGTCGCGATGGTTCGGCATCTGCCGCAGTGCGCGGATGAAGGAGACGCCGTCCATCTCCGGCATCAGATAGTCCACGAGCACGAGGTCGAACTCGATGCTGGCTGCCGCCTCCAGTGCCTCGAGCGGGTTGGAGAAGACCGTGATGTGATGGTCGCCGATGTTGTTCACGACGCCCCGCAGCACCATCAGATAACTGCGGTTGTCGTCGACGATCAGGATCTTCATTCTGTTGGCCTTCACCTGCGGACATTGCCGACGGTGTCCCGGGACGGCCTGCTCGGTTTCCGCATTGCGACGCCCTTGCAGCCGTCCGGCAGTCCACTCCTCTTGCCGTTAGGGTAGGGGCATTAAAATAAGCTCAATCCGATCCCGTAAAATGCGATGATCCGCCGAAATATCGCCGGCGGGGCCGCCAAACTGTCATTTCACCTTGCGATGGCGGGCCCGACACGGCATCGGAAACGACCCTCCTCCGGATTCTCCATGCCCATTTCCCAGGCCTTCTTCCGCCGCACGAACCTCCTGCTGATGGCGGCGGGCCTCTTCGCGCTGATCGCCATCGTCGCGGGCACGCTGTGGCTGACGCTGGCCTCGGAGCGGTCCTTCGGGCAGGTCGTCGACGCCCGCGAGGTTCGCAGCGCGTCTGCCGACCTGATGTCGCTCGTCCAGGATGCCGAAACGGGTCAGCGCGGCTTTCTGCTGACGCGCGACCAGACCTATCTCGCCCCCTATACGGAGGCGGTAGCCCGCTTCGAGGAGCGCTTCCGGCGGCTCGCCGATGCGGTGGCCGACGAGGTCGACATGGCGCCCTATGCCGCGCGCCTCCGCAAGGCCCTGGATGCGAAGATGGCGGAGCTCGCCGAGACCGTCGCCCTGGCGCAAGGCGGGGATATCGCGCGCGCGCTCTCCGTCGTCGGGGATGGGCGCGGCAAGGCCCTGATGGACGAGGCGCGCGCCGCCTTCGCCAGCATCCTGGTCCGCTCCGAGGCGCGGCTGCTCTCCGCCATCGCGGCGCAGGAAACCGCAGCCTCGCGCCTGCGTTGGGTCACGATCGTCGGCGCCGTTTTCATTCTCGGGCTCGCCGCTGCGGCAGCCTGGACCATCCTGGGCTACACCAACGAGATCGTCGCGGCACGACGCGAACTGGAGGGGCTGAACGCCGGGCTGGAGGAGCGCGTGCGCGAGCGCACCGACGCGTTGGTCAAGGCCAACCAGGAAATCCAGCGCTTCGCCTATATCGTCACGCACGACCTGCGGGCGCCGCTGGTCAACATCATGGGTTTCACCAGCGAGTTGGAGGAGACCTTCAAGCCGCTCGGCGCCTATCTCGACGCCGATGCCGAGAAGGCCGCTGCTCTGAAGCCGGACGCCGAGATCGCGCTGAAGACCGACGCGCCGGAGGCGCTCGACTTCATCCGCTCCTCGACGCGCAAGATGGACGGGCTGATCAACGCCATCCTGAAGATCTCGCGCGAGGGCAGCCGGGCGCTGAAGCCCGAGCGGGTGATGCTCGATGCGCTGCTGGAGGCGGCGGCGGCCTCCGTTCACCACCAGGCCAGCGAAACCGGCGGCGGCATCGCGATCGAGGCGCAGGTCGACCGCATCGTCAGCGACCGCTTCTCGCTCGACCAGATCATCGGCAACCTGCTCGACAATGCGATCAAGTACCGCGCGCCGGACCGGGCCCTGCAGATCGTCGCGCGGACGCTGAGCCCGCGGCCGGGCTGGGTCGCGATCGAGATCGAGGACAATGGCCGCGGCATCGCTTCCGGTGACCATGAGCGGATCTTCGAGCTGTTTCGCCGCTCGGGAACACAAAATACGCCGGGCGAGGGGATCGGGCTTGCGCATGTGCGCACGCTCGTGCGCAACCTCGGCGGAGACATCACCGTCCGGTCGGAATTCGGCGTGGGAACGACCTTCACGGTCCTGCTGCCGGCCGATCTGCGGAGCGTGAAACGGAGCCACCAGCCATGACCCATGCGAAACCCGTTTCGATCGTGATGATCGAGGATGACGAGGGCCATGCCCGGTTGATCGAGAAGAACATCCGGCGCGCCGGGGTCAACAACGAAATCATCCCC
This portion of the Bosea sp. OAE506 genome encodes:
- a CDS encoding SRPBCC family protein, whose protein sequence is MQTQAQQANDKTYGEVLESGAVRFERMLPGPVERVWSYLVEDGKRATWFCGGETEPRSGGRIDLFFKHSRITDEAPPESARKMNDEGALMSGTVTVYEPPYRLAFNWVGMGDPDSDVEIELTSVGDEVRLVLIHRRLATKSRMAMVSSGWHLHLGLLEDQLLGQVPRPFWSAHEPLMAEYTQMQRDAAL
- a CDS encoding ATP-binding protein, producing the protein MGQPSNSNRLNNLGILVLVGLSVLLGSVVMTTFSALGTRHRATDESVREDAVWAAYQLDREAKKLAFAVHELTEEPSTALLADVTLRYDILYSRTTLLTNDHFRTKFGRETEILMLAQDARQQILQLAASVDALARESETEASVQASALQGPLTALVQVTERLLNATNLAQSRMRVQDRADTTAAYHQLASAMTALIVSLAMIVVYLGVQLYHIRIARRRFERLSIENADAAKRAEAGARAKSIFLATMSHEIRTPLNGIIGMVDVMRGTQMSGSQRQKLSVIGECSDTLLALIDDILDFSKLESGAVDFEALPFELGDVFATVANVMGARARDKDITLHVEHPPARVTADATRLRQILFNLVGNAVKFTDRGGVRVVGRLDGPWLRVEVEDTGIGIPPEARDRLFQDFSQLDITINRRFGGTGLGLAICRRLIGAMGGDIGVDPREGGGTRFWFTLPVGPVAPSRAAPVTPTEPVADRMFKGRVLVAEDNAINFTVARELLQRFGVEVDHAPDGRIATHLVQSAPYDLVLMDMQMPVMSGLEATQAIRGEGFADLPIVGLTANAFASDREACLAAGMSDFVAKPINRAKIAAILTRWMPDQRPIEDMPPQAAPGTSFGEGKAPAPVDRAVRDELRREIGSDLLDELTRQFWPDATSAIADAAKALLSCDSDTAIRELHTLKGLAGTLGFIAVEASARTAEAAVRTREAADLSDLQATLLRTVLALEAVEPTAALPVEAEAVRRSA
- a CDS encoding HD domain-containing phosphohydrolase, with translation MKILIVDDNRSYLMVLRGVVNNIGDHHITVFSNPLEALEAAASIEFDLVLVDYLMPEMDGVSFIRALRQMPNHRDQPIVMVTTTEQRETRMAALDAGATDFLRKPIEPVELRVRVQNLLALREAQTVMRDKAAWLAKEVRQATQDLVESQRDMARRLSRAIDCRDGHTGDHVARMAALCRIIAEGLGLDRDQCETIHAAAPMHDVGKIGIPDFILQKPGRLTDEEMAVMRTHVSIGEAILADGRSALMRCAERIASTHHERWDGKGYPRGLAGHDIPIEGRIAAVADVFEALCANRIYRPGRPPEDARQFILAGSGRHFDPACVAAFEARWTEILALINATSDPLTHPIALAS
- a CDS encoding CHASE3 domain-containing protein; this encodes MPISQAFFRRTNLLLMAAGLFALIAIVAGTLWLTLASERSFGQVVDAREVRSASADLMSLVQDAETGQRGFLLTRDQTYLAPYTEAVARFEERFRRLADAVADEVDMAPYAARLRKALDAKMAELAETVALAQGGDIARALSVVGDGRGKALMDEARAAFASILVRSEARLLSAIAAQETAASRLRWVTIVGAVFILGLAAAAAWTILGYTNEIVAARRELEGLNAGLEERVRERTDALVKANQEIQRFAYIVTHDLRAPLVNIMGFTSELEETFKPLGAYLDADAEKAAALKPDAEIALKTDAPEALDFIRSSTRKMDGLINAILKISREGSRALKPERVMLDALLEAAAASVHHQASETGGGIAIEAQVDRIVSDRFSLDQIIGNLLDNAIKYRAPDRALQIVARTLSPRPGWVAIEIEDNGRGIASGDHERIFELFRRSGTQNTPGEGIGLAHVRTLVRNLGGDITVRSEFGVGTTFTVLLPADLRSVKRSHQP